A single Limanda limanda chromosome 19, fLimLim1.1, whole genome shotgun sequence DNA region contains:
- the cfap300 gene encoding cilia- and flagella-associated protein 300, giving the protein MAEEKCPFEQSFSFRALPNKKFFFLQDKEVSTLIMKWSMQGRISAQSFSFDQRFHSYNCEQFALDFFRDPDVASCLKKMEAGDQVPLDKPVQSVQVEVVPCTKISMELFDPMFSCGILRPNGHIVKCLHEVYSDYDELRQMLREEDSENYSALGGEERGEFLFRLFKHLCLGGELCQYEDTIQPYINTTKQVYKDLISVQRDPDTKRVSVVSTVIKVSAYVKSGRCFPGLREEEQTFAYLIVDPYKCHVTLFCHFYGVGNFT; this is encoded by the exons ATGGCAGAGGAGAAGTGTCCGTTTGAGCAAAGTTTTTCTTTTCGCGCTCTCCCCAACAAGAAGTTCTTCTTCCTTCAGGACAAAGAGGTGTCAACACTGATAATGAAATG GTCCATGCAGGGAAGGATCTCAGCTCAGTCTTTCAGCTTTGATCAGAGATTTCACTCCTACAACTGTGAACAGTTTGCACTG GATTTCTTCAGAGACCCTGACGTGGCGTCCTGTCTGAAAAAGATGGAGGCCGGAGACCAGGTGCCTCTCG acaAGCCTGTGCAGTCTGTCCAAGTGGAGGTGGTACCATGCACCAAAATCTCCATGGAGCTCTTTGACCCGATGTTCTCTTGTGGCATCCTGAGGCCGAATGGACACATAGTTAAATGCTTACACGAAGTCTACTCCGACTATGATGAACTCAGACag ATGCTGCGAGAGGAGGACAGCGAGAACTACTCCGCGCTCGGGGGGGAGGAGCGGGGAGAGTTTCTGTTTCGCCTCTTCAAGCACCTGTGTCTTGGGGGGGAGCTCTGTCAGTACGAAGACACCATCCAACCTTACATCAACACCACAAAGCAAGTGTACAAAGATCTGATCAG CGTTCAGAGGGATCCAGACACAAAGAGAGTCAGCGTTGTTTCCACGGTGATCAAAGTCAGCGCTTAT GTTAAATCGGGGCGTTGTTTCCCCGGGTTacgagaggaggagcagacgttTGCCTATTTGATTGTCGACCCCTATAAATGTCATGTGACTTTGTTCTGCCACTTCTACGGTGTTGGAAACTTTACATAG